From Calditerrivibrio sp., the proteins below share one genomic window:
- a CDS encoding sigma-54 dependent transcriptional regulator has product MIKVLVVDDEENILWLLKEGLEDENIIVKTATNRTSAEKILENEKIDLCIVDIFLDEDSGLRLIKRWKNIFKNIYFIVITAQNTSSNVIESMEIGAIDFFPKPFNVTEIKNRVIDLFSKKIDFVKNKEPIPYDYQTNSRKMLEVYKVVGKVARTNISVLITGETGTGKEVIANMIHEKSNRREKPFVAVNVASIPKDLLESELFGHVKGAFTGAISDKIGKFEEADGGTIFLDEIGEMELGLQSKILRVLQDKEILRIGSNKKIKLNVRIIAATNRNLEQMVKEGSFREDLFYRLNVVEIKLPPLKERKEDIPMLVEHFLKKYSHIKEEVVGVSDEAIEVLKKYSWPGNIRELENTIQYAIVQSSRSVITVDDLPDKIKESCISHEEDSLHERLYDLAKQIMDYSIITGNNDAYIEYMKIVEKPLIQVALDLTKWNKSEASRILGINRNTLRSRIKELKLNGEKEE; this is encoded by the coding sequence ATGATAAAAGTGTTGGTTGTTGATGATGAGGAAAATATCCTCTGGTTGTTGAAAGAGGGCTTGGAAGATGAAAACATAATTGTCAAAACAGCAACAAATAGAACTTCAGCTGAAAAAATATTGGAAAATGAAAAAATAGATCTATGTATTGTGGATATTTTTTTAGATGAAGATAGTGGACTAAGATTAATCAAAAGGTGGAAAAATATATTTAAGAACATCTATTTCATTGTAATAACAGCTCAGAATACAAGTAGTAATGTAATAGAGTCTATGGAGATTGGTGCGATAGATTTTTTTCCGAAACCTTTTAATGTTACCGAAATAAAAAATAGGGTAATAGATCTCTTTTCTAAAAAAATAGATTTTGTAAAGAATAAAGAGCCGATACCTTACGACTATCAGACAAACTCAAGAAAGATGTTGGAGGTATATAAGGTAGTTGGTAAGGTTGCCAGGACTAATATCAGTGTTTTGATTACAGGGGAGACAGGAACGGGTAAAGAGGTCATTGCTAATATGATTCATGAAAAAAGTAATCGCAGGGAGAAACCTTTTGTAGCGGTGAATGTAGCTTCCATACCCAAAGATCTCTTAGAGAGCGAGCTTTTTGGACACGTAAAAGGAGCTTTTACTGGTGCTATCTCAGATAAAATAGGTAAATTCGAAGAAGCTGACGGTGGAACGATCTTTTTGGATGAGATTGGTGAGATGGAGTTAGGTTTACAATCTAAAATTTTGAGAGTGTTACAGGATAAAGAGATTTTGAGGATAGGTTCAAACAAAAAGATTAAATTAAATGTTAGAATAATAGCAGCTACTAATAGGAATCTGGAGCAGATGGTAAAAGAGGGTAGCTTCAGGGAGGATCTTTTTTATAGGCTTAATGTTGTGGAGATTAAGCTACCTCCATTAAAAGAAAGGAAGGAAGATATCCCTATGCTCGTTGAACATTTTTTGAAAAAGTATAGTCATATAAAAGAAGAAGTTGTGGGGGTATCTGATGAGGCTATAGAGGTACTAAAGAAATACAGCTGGCCTGGTAATATTAGGGAATTGGAGAATACCATTCAGTATGCAATAGTGCAATCAAGTAGATCGGTTATAACTGTAGATGATCTGCCGGATAAGATAAAAGAGAGTTGTATTTCCCATGAAGAGGACTCATTACATGAAAGACTTTACGATCTTGCAAAACAGATCATGGACTATTCAATAATAACCGGTAATAATGACGCTTATATTGAATATATGAAGATAGTGGAAAAACCATTAATACAAGTGGCATTGGATTTAACGAAATGGAATAAGTCGGAGGCATCAAGAATTTTGGGTATAAATAGGAATACCTTAAGATCTCGAATCAAGGAGTTAAAGCTGAATGGGGAAAAAGAGGAGTAA
- a CDS encoding HAMP domain-containing histidine kinase, whose product MNDELDILRIGKFEFKDGRVIPINDYAEKILNNITININDDPKQFIRNIFSDNIKLINISSMKLGVAKFGDFFYFLDLTDYLNDMNNFIDLLSMQHEIKNPLTVINGASQLLKLRFKDSFVQHTADIITKESGRIQHLLDSISVLFKNLKIDTVILKSFLEELISATKMIYPDVEIGADIDPEISKFRCDKEQFYIAIFNILKNSCDAYSKTKINISVSIDASMKMRSSYTDKTVSMIKFSISDLSGGIKNEDVNKIFNPFFTTKSKGGGLGLFIAKNIIEKHNGRIFFNTLYKYGTTFNILIPYSSGELDDKSVGC is encoded by the coding sequence ATGAATGATGAACTGGATATTTTAAGGATAGGTAAGTTTGAGTTTAAAGATGGCCGGGTAATTCCGATAAATGATTATGCGGAAAAGATTTTAAATAATATCACCATTAATATAAATGATGATCCCAAGCAGTTTATTCGAAATATCTTTTCCGACAATATTAAGCTTATAAATATTTCCAGCATGAAGTTGGGGGTAGCAAAGTTCGGTGACTTTTTTTATTTTTTAGATTTGACAGATTATTTAAACGATATGAACAATTTTATAGATCTTTTGTCTATGCAGCATGAAATAAAGAACCCTTTGACGGTAATAAACGGTGCTTCCCAACTGCTCAAGTTGCGCTTTAAGGATAGTTTTGTTCAACATACTGCAGATATCATTACAAAAGAAAGTGGTAGAATACAGCACCTGCTGGATAGTATATCTGTGTTGTTTAAAAATCTAAAGATTGATACGGTGATATTGAAAAGTTTTTTGGAAGAGCTAATTTCTGCTACAAAGATGATTTATCCAGATGTGGAGATAGGTGCTGATATAGATCCTGAGATATCTAAGTTCAGATGTGACAAAGAACAGTTCTATATCGCGATTTTTAATATACTAAAAAACAGTTGTGATGCTTACAGTAAAACTAAAATAAATATATCTGTATCAATAGATGCTTCCATGAAAATGAGATCCTCATACACAGACAAAACTGTTTCGATGATAAAGTTTAGTATTAGTGATCTATCTGGAGGTATTAAAAATGAAGATGTTAACAAGATCTTCAATCCATTTTTTACCACTAAGAGTAAAGGGGGCGGTTTAGGGCTTTTTATAGCAAAGAATATTATTGAGAAACATAATGGTAGGATATTTTTTAATACATTATATAAATATGGAACTACTTTTAATATACTAATACCTTATTCAAGTGGAGAGTTAGATGATAAAAGTGTTGGTTGTTGA